A single genomic interval of Pyrus communis chromosome 5, drPyrComm1.1, whole genome shotgun sequence harbors:
- the LOC137733718 gene encoding uncharacterized protein — protein MEVAGNSVVAGPTNVVYLSTILGRDVSNPVHKCDWKCQNEHVCANMYLCKLTGATHICDKNCDQRILYDNHSSLCRASGKIFPLTQVEEQAVRGVRRKLESDSSSADSCSSKRRRDAQFHPSPFERSFTTASLICSKVGDGMDMS, from the coding sequence ATGGAGGTGGCTGGCAATTCTGTGGTAGCAGGACCTACGAATGTTGTTTATTTGTCGACTATTTTGGGCCGTGATGTGTCAAATCCTGTTCACAAATGTGACTGGAAATGTCAGAACGAGCACGTCTGCGCGAATATGTACCTCTGCAAGCTAACTGGAGCCACTCACATCTGCGACAAAAACTGTGATCAGAGGATCCTGTATGATAACCATAGCTCCCTTTGCCGGGCAAGCGGAAAGATTTTCCCCCTTACACAGGTAGAGGAACAGGCTGTGAGAGGGGTCCGTAGGAAGCTTGAGTCGGATAGCTCTTCTGCAGACAGTTGCTCTTCTAAGCGCAGACGGGATGCCCAGTTCCATCCTTCTCCCTTCGAGAGATCCTTCACTACTGCCAGTCTGATCTGCAGCAAAGTTGGAGATGGCATGGATATGAGCTAG